A window of Leptotrichia wadei contains these coding sequences:
- the ligA gene encoding NAD-dependent DNA ligase LigA, producing the protein MNLFNQEKNNENENIDNEKNTLFSDVQEKYTKLRNEIEYHNNLYYNEDKPLISDMEYDALMRELKQLEQEYPELLKNEENGESSPTEKIGGTASEKFSKVRHRVPMLSLSNTYNISEIEDFDKRIKKIILSENVKENSKELEYILELKLDGLSISLIYENGVLVQAITRGDGQIGEDVTENIMEIKTIPKKLKKNVSLEVRGEIILPISSFNRINQEREDDGEDVFANPRNAASGTIRQLDKTIVAERGLDCYLYYLVNAENYGINTHLESIEYIEKLGFKTTKIFEKYTDFKELEKSIDKWHNDRKKLDYETDGLVIKVNNFALYETLGYTTKSPRWAIAYKFPAEQVKTKLMDVTFQVGRTGVITPVAELEAVNLSGSVVKRASLHNFDEIRRKDIKIGDNVIVEKAAEIIPQVVNVAFDDRTGEEIEIQEPTTCPVCNSELAHEEGLVALKCHNPLCPEKVKRQIAYFVSRDAMNISGLGDKIVEKFIELGKIKTIVDIYSLEKYREELENLEKMGKKSVDNLINSIESSKNRDFSKVLYALGIPFVGKFNANLLTKTFKNIENLKNQSIENLLAVKGIGDKVAFAVNTFLNDENNWKIITNLKNIGLQFAVDENNSEEIADNPIKDKNFLATGKLQKYKRNDIKDIILSKGGNYLSAVSKNLDFLIAGEKAGSKLEKAEKLGVRVLTEDEFEKEFLEI; encoded by the coding sequence GTGAATTTATTTAATCAAGAAAAAAATAATGAAAATGAAAATATAGATAATGAAAAAAATACCCTTTTTTCTGATGTTCAGGAAAAATATACAAAATTGAGAAATGAAATCGAATACCATAACAATCTTTATTATAACGAGGACAAGCCTCTTATTTCGGATATGGAATACGACGCTTTAATGCGTGAATTAAAACAGCTTGAGCAGGAATATCCAGAATTGCTGAAAAATGAGGAAAATGGAGAAAGTTCGCCTACTGAAAAAATTGGAGGTACTGCGAGCGAAAAATTTTCAAAGGTACGACATCGGGTGCCTATGCTTAGTTTGTCGAATACTTATAATATTTCGGAAATTGAGGATTTTGACAAAAGAATCAAAAAAATTATTTTATCTGAAAATGTTAAGGAGAATTCAAAGGAACTAGAGTATATTCTGGAACTGAAACTAGATGGGCTTAGTATAAGCCTGATTTATGAAAATGGAGTGCTTGTTCAGGCTATAACACGGGGAGATGGGCAAATTGGGGAAGATGTGACTGAAAATATTATGGAAATTAAAACTATTCCTAAAAAATTGAAAAAAAATGTTTCACTGGAAGTTCGTGGAGAAATTATTTTGCCAATTTCGAGCTTTAATCGAATAAATCAGGAGCGTGAAGATGATGGAGAAGATGTTTTCGCAAATCCTAGAAATGCGGCTTCTGGGACAATAAGACAGCTTGATAAGACAATTGTTGCAGAACGTGGACTTGACTGCTATCTCTATTATCTTGTAAATGCTGAGAATTACGGAATAAATACTCATTTGGAGAGCATTGAATATATTGAAAAACTTGGGTTTAAAACAACAAAAATATTTGAAAAATATACTGATTTTAAAGAATTGGAAAAATCTATCGACAAATGGCATAATGACAGAAAAAAACTTGATTATGAAACAGATGGGCTTGTTATAAAAGTAAATAATTTTGCACTTTATGAAACGCTTGGCTACACAACTAAAAGCCCACGATGGGCAATTGCCTACAAATTTCCTGCTGAACAAGTAAAAACTAAATTAATGGACGTAACTTTTCAAGTTGGAAGAACTGGTGTAATCACTCCTGTTGCTGAACTTGAAGCCGTGAATTTATCAGGTTCTGTTGTGAAAAGAGCAAGTTTACATAACTTTGATGAAATTCGCAGAAAAGATATAAAAATTGGCGATAATGTCATTGTAGAAAAGGCGGCTGAAATTATTCCGCAAGTTGTAAATGTTGCGTTTGACGATAGAACTGGAGAAGAAATTGAAATTCAGGAGCCAACAACTTGTCCTGTCTGCAACAGCGAACTTGCACACGAAGAAGGACTTGTCGCCTTAAAATGCCACAATCCACTTTGCCCCGAAAAAGTCAAACGTCAAATTGCCTATTTCGTTTCCCGTGACGCAATGAATATTTCTGGACTTGGTGACAAAATTGTCGAAAAATTTATTGAATTAGGAAAAATAAAAACAATAGTCGATATTTATTCATTGGAAAAATATCGTGAAGAACTGGAAAATCTAGAAAAAATGGGAAAAAAAAGTGTAGATAACTTGATAAATAGCATTGAGTCCAGTAAAAATCGTGATTTTTCAAAAGTTCTCTACGCACTTGGAATTCCTTTTGTTGGAAAATTCAATGCGAATCTTTTGACAAAAACTTTTAAAAATATTGAAAATCTGAAAAATCAGTCAATTGAAAATTTACTGGCTGTAAAAGGAATTGGCGATAAAGTGGCATTTGCTGTAAATACTTTCTTAAATGATGAAAATAACTGGAAAATTATTACAAATTTAAAAAATATTGGATTACAATTTGCTGTTGATGAAAATAATTCAGAAGAAATAGCAGATAATCCAATAAAAGACAAAAACTTCCTTGCAACTGGAAAACTGCAAAAATACAAACGAAACGACATAAAAGATATAATTCTGTCTAAAGGCGGAAACTATCTGTCAGCAGTTTCAAAAAATCTAGATTTTCTAATTGCTGGGGAAAAGGCTGGAAGTAAGCTGGAAAAGGCTGAAAAATTGGGGGTTCGGGTGCTTACGGAAGATGAGTTTGAAAAGGAATTTTTGGAAATTTAA
- a CDS encoding helix-turn-helix domain-containing protein, giving the protein MKIKNVTSLGKRLRKIRIDNDEITLNMAEKLGISISYLSAIEHGKRNIPNDFIQKLFDKYQLSEEMKTLIQKDVVDYSGEMKLIMSQMNEQQQELSLLYARKINKLNDKQIKKMRRFLNGEE; this is encoded by the coding sequence ATGAAAATAAAAAATGTTACAAGTCTTGGTAAAAGATTAAGAAAAATTAGAATAGACAACGATGAAATAACATTAAATATGGCTGAAAAGTTAGGAATATCAATTTCATACTTATCTGCTATCGAACACGGAAAAAGAAATATTCCGAATGATTTTATTCAAAAATTGTTTGATAAGTATCAGCTTAGTGAAGAAATGAAAACTTTGATTCAAAAAGATGTTGTTGATTATTCTGGAGAAATGAAGTTGATAATGAGTCAAATGAATGAACAGCAACAAGAATTAAGTTTATTATATGCAAGAAAAATAAACAAATTGAATGACAAACAGATAAAAAAAATGAGGAGGTTTTTAAATGGAGAGGAATAG
- a CDS encoding ImmA/IrrE family metallo-endopeptidase, producing MERNSATESKIKVKPLSRARIRKIAKDLKRDFCLTNGRIDIIKFIEGVSSILGMDYEYVEDSQLPNKYAETDPLRKIIIIKESVCIRAANGSVRDRFTLAHELGHIVLHSLNNPEVKFCRFDEVIKPYEDIEWQANTFAAEFLVDVEEAKNLTLEEIVEKYGVSQTVAAIQKKNC from the coding sequence ATGGAGAGGAATAGTGCAACGGAATCCAAAATAAAAGTCAAGCCATTATCTAGAGCACGGATTCGGAAAATTGCCAAAGATTTAAAGAGAGATTTTTGCTTGACCAATGGAAGGATTGATATAATAAAGTTTATAGAGGGGGTTTCCAGCATACTGGGTATGGATTATGAATATGTTGAAGACTCACAATTGCCAAATAAATATGCAGAAACAGATCCGTTGAGAAAGATTATAATAATAAAAGAAAGTGTTTGCATAAGGGCAGCAAACGGAAGTGTAAGAGATAGATTTACTTTAGCACACGAATTAGGTCATATTGTTTTGCATTCCCTAAATAATCCAGAAGTAAAATTTTGTAGATTTGATGAAGTTATAAAACCTTACGAAGATATTGAATGGCAAGCAAATACTTTTGCAGCAGAGTTTTTGGTTGATGTAGAAGAAGCTAAAAATTTAACATTAGAAGAAATAGTTGAAAAATATGGTGTTTCTCAAACAGTGGCTGCAATACAAAAAAAGAATTGTTGA
- the rlmN gene encoding 23S rRNA (adenine(2503)-C(2))-methyltransferase RlmN: MEINNNEMTNINTVEKIDILGMDLESLQEKFVEIGLKKFNASQVFDWLHNKLVFDFDEFSNISKKDREILKEKFYVAKLEFKTHQVSEDGDTEKFLFELKDKRLIESVLISHKNRHTLCVSSQIGCLIGCDFCATATMTYERNLSTSEILLQYYYVQKHLMKRGEKLGNVVYMGMGEPFLNYDAVLGSINMLNSPKGQNFSKRNFTISTSGIVNGIKRFTENENQINLAISLHSVRDNVRSEIMPINKRWGVNQLKEALSDYQKKTKNRITFEYILIDDLNCEPEDARELAGFLNSFSCLVNLIPYNPVGGKPYKTPSKQKQKEFYKLLKDKNVNVTLRETKGQDIAAACGQLKAKKQMDFSQGI, translated from the coding sequence ATGGAGATAAATAATAATGAAATGACAAATATAAATACAGTTGAGAAAATTGATATTTTGGGGATGGATTTAGAGAGTTTGCAGGAGAAATTTGTTGAAATTGGTCTTAAAAAGTTTAATGCGAGTCAAGTTTTTGACTGGTTACATAATAAACTGGTATTTGATTTCGATGAATTTTCTAATATTTCAAAGAAAGACAGGGAAATTCTTAAAGAAAAATTTTATGTGGCAAAACTGGAGTTTAAGACACATCAGGTTTCAGAAGACGGGGATACTGAGAAATTTTTGTTTGAGCTAAAGGATAAAAGGCTGATTGAGAGTGTCCTTATTTCCCATAAGAATCGGCATACGCTTTGTGTTTCATCGCAGATTGGATGTCTTATTGGGTGTGACTTTTGTGCGACAGCAACAATGACTTATGAAAGGAACTTGTCGACTTCGGAGATTTTATTGCAGTATTATTATGTTCAAAAGCATCTTATGAAACGTGGAGAAAAATTGGGAAATGTGGTTTATATGGGAATGGGAGAGCCATTTTTAAATTATGATGCGGTTCTTGGATCTATTAATATGTTAAATTCTCCGAAAGGGCAAAACTTTTCAAAGAGGAATTTTACTATTTCTACAAGTGGAATTGTAAACGGGATAAAGAGATTTACGGAAAATGAAAATCAGATAAATTTGGCGATTTCATTACATTCAGTAAGGGATAATGTGAGAAGTGAAATTATGCCAATTAATAAAAGATGGGGAGTTAATCAGTTAAAAGAGGCGCTTTCAGATTATCAAAAGAAAACGAAGAATCGGATTACATTTGAGTATATTTTGATTGATGATTTAAACTGCGAGCCTGAAGATGCGAGAGAACTAGCTGGATTCTTAAATTCGTTCTCATGCCTTGTTAATCTGATTCCATATAATCCTGTTGGCGGAAAGCCTTATAAAACCCCTTCAAAACAAAAACAAAAGGAATTTTATAAATTATTAAAAGACAAAAATGTTAATGTAACATTGCGTGAAACTAAAGGACAGGATATTGCAGCGGCTTGTGGACAGTTAAAGGCAAAAAAACAGATGGATTTTTCTCAAGGTATTTAA
- a CDS encoding transglycosylase domain-containing protein translates to MKMNNKKVKVEKPRKKFSLLSFFFKVFLFLFVIGIGAGAYLVYTVSKETPVDLIDGYAPVSPSVIYDINGNQIDTIMVQNRAPIGIGEIPQHVQNAFLAIEDRKFRTHHGFDFVRTARAAFLTFTGRRREGGSTITQQLAKNAFLSPEQTMTRKIKEAILAVEIERKYTKDEILENYLNTIYFGQGAYGIKNAAIKYFNKQPKQLTIAQAAILASLPKSPTKYSKIENALERQRIVLNQMKNYGFITDEEYNEAINEKIRFVNGNIKSRNEEEQISTSNVAPEFTTVVLSEVRKILKIPEEDQKFLFDGYKIYATVDLDLQRAAYTAFNNNYNLKSRANLNGALLSIDPSNGFVKAMVGGKNYKKGNFNRAMSSLRQPGSSFKPVVYLAALQKKMAMNSVMEDSPVKIGNWSPKNYDGVYRDSMTLAKALEISNNVIPVKLLQYVGIDSAEKVWRNAGIVGGDFPKNYTLALGSISIRPIDMAMFYAALANGGYQVQPQYIYKIENKYGEVIYEAKPKMKKVYDSKDVAILTYMLENAVNYGTGQSAKVFKDGKLIPMAGKTGTTSDYVSAWFTGYTPTLATVVYVGNDDNKSMGPGMTGGAAAAPIWKNYMQAVVDLPNYNVGVFEFIDDYITRKDLTTRDIDLQIGLLDRDGVNKRTALFKAGTEPIEYEGKFRKGVTF, encoded by the coding sequence ATGAAAATGAATAATAAAAAAGTAAAAGTGGAAAAACCTAGAAAAAAATTTAGTTTACTCTCGTTTTTTTTCAAAGTTTTTTTATTTCTGTTTGTGATTGGGATTGGAGCTGGGGCGTATTTGGTGTATACAGTAAGTAAGGAAACACCTGTTGATTTGATAGATGGGTATGCTCCTGTGTCTCCTTCGGTAATTTATGATATAAATGGTAATCAAATTGATACGATAATGGTTCAAAATCGTGCACCGATAGGGATAGGAGAGATTCCTCAGCATGTTCAAAATGCATTTTTGGCGATAGAAGATAGAAAGTTTAGAACTCATCATGGATTTGATTTTGTGAGAACGGCAAGAGCGGCTTTTTTGACGTTTACAGGAAGACGTCGTGAGGGTGGAAGTACAATTACGCAACAGCTTGCAAAAAATGCTTTTTTATCACCTGAACAAACGATGACAAGAAAAATTAAGGAAGCAATTTTGGCGGTAGAAATTGAAAGAAAATATACGAAGGATGAAATTCTGGAAAATTATTTGAATACAATTTATTTTGGGCAAGGAGCTTATGGAATAAAAAATGCGGCAATAAAATATTTTAATAAGCAGCCAAAACAATTAACTATTGCACAAGCGGCAATTTTAGCCAGTCTTCCAAAATCACCGACAAAATATTCAAAAATAGAAAATGCGTTAGAAAGACAAAGAATTGTACTTAATCAAATGAAAAATTATGGGTTTATAACAGATGAAGAGTATAATGAGGCAATCAATGAGAAAATTAGATTTGTAAATGGAAATATAAAAAGCCGTAATGAAGAAGAACAAATTTCAACTTCAAATGTTGCACCTGAATTTACAACAGTTGTTCTAAGTGAAGTAAGAAAAATATTGAAAATACCTGAAGAAGATCAAAAATTCTTATTTGATGGATATAAAATTTATGCAACAGTTGATTTAGATTTACAAAGAGCAGCTTATACAGCATTCAATAATAATTATAATCTAAAGAGCCGTGCAAATCTAAATGGTGCCTTGCTCTCTATTGATCCGAGCAATGGATTTGTAAAAGCAATGGTTGGGGGGAAAAATTACAAAAAAGGTAACTTTAATCGTGCGATGAGTTCATTAAGACAACCTGGATCCTCATTTAAGCCAGTAGTTTATCTTGCTGCATTACAAAAGAAAATGGCAATGAATAGTGTTATGGAAGATTCCCCAGTAAAAATTGGAAATTGGAGTCCGAAAAACTATGATGGAGTTTATAGGGACAGCATGACACTTGCCAAAGCATTGGAAATTTCAAATAATGTGATACCAGTAAAATTATTGCAATATGTGGGAATTGATTCAGCTGAAAAAGTCTGGCGTAATGCAGGAATTGTTGGTGGAGATTTTCCTAAGAATTATACACTGGCACTTGGTTCAATTTCTATAAGACCAATAGATATGGCGATGTTTTATGCTGCACTTGCAAATGGAGGTTATCAAGTACAGCCTCAATATATTTACAAAATTGAAAATAAATACGGTGAAGTAATTTATGAAGCTAAACCTAAAATGAAAAAAGTTTATGATTCTAAAGATGTTGCAATATTGACTTATATGCTTGAAAATGCTGTAAATTATGGAACTGGTCAATCAGCCAAAGTATTCAAAGATGGAAAATTGATTCCAATGGCTGGAAAAACAGGAACAACTTCAGATTATGTTTCAGCTTGGTTTACAGGATATACACCGACTCTTGCGACAGTAGTTTACGTTGGAAATGATGACAATAAGTCGATGGGACCTGGAATGACAGGAGGAGCTGCAGCTGCACCAATTTGGAAGAATTATATGCAGGCGGTAGTCGATTTACCAAATTATAACGTTGGAGTTTTTGAGTTTATAGATGATTATATTACGAGAAAAGATTTGACAACAAGAGATATAGATCTACAGATTGGATTACTTGATAGAGATGGTGTAAATAAACGGACAGCATTGTTTAAAGCAGGAACAGAGCCGATTGAATATGAAGGAAAATTTAGAAAAGGAGTCACTTTTTAA